The following proteins are co-located in the Solanum pennellii chromosome 1, SPENNV200 genome:
- the LOC107031899 gene encoding ethylene-responsive transcription factor ERF020-like: MSFGAKYRGIRKRKWGKWVSEIRVPGSSERLWLGTYTSPEAAAIAHDIAYYCLRPESSSSLHKLNFPSMLPPNVQPGMSPTSVQKVASDAAMAIDAQFLTTPTPAQKHVDNYGQNQDLNISVEDYQY; this comes from the coding sequence ATGAGTTTCGGTGCAAAATACAGAGGTATTCGGAAGAGAAAATGGGGGAAATGGGTGTCGGAAATTCGAGTTCCAGGTAGTAGTGAACGACTTTGGCTAGGTACTTACACTAGCCCTGAAGCTGCAGCCATAGCACATGACATAGCCTATTATTGTCTCCGTCcagaatcatcatcatcattacaTAAATTAAACTTCCCTTCCATGTTACCGCCTAATGTTCAACCTGGAATGTCACCAACATCTGTACAAAAAGTTGCCTCTGATGCTGCCATGGCTATTGATGCTCAGTTTCTTACAACACCAACACCTGCTCAAAAACATGTTGATAATTACGGGCAAAATCAAGATCTCAACATTTCTGTTGAAGATTATCAATATTGA